In Leptolyngbya sp. CCY15150, the DNA window GCTGCACCATTCAGCCACCCCCGGCTGCTGATACAGCTCACGGCAGTAGGCCCATAGGTTGGGGAAATCCACCAGGCGCTTGAGGTTGGTCTTGAACAATCCGTGATAGGCCAGATCAAAGCGAAACAAGGTGGTGAACATACACCAGTCGGCCAGGGTGATTTGCTCGCCCACTAGGTAGCGCTGCTGACCCAGAACCCCTTCCCAGTGATTGAGTGCCTCAAATAACTCAGTGACTGCACTGTTGTAGGCGGTTTGGGAGGCGGCAAAGCCGCTGCGGTAGACGCCATTGTTGATCGGCTGGTAGATGGCGTCGATGGCCGCGTCGATGGCGGGGCGCAGGGCCTCGGGATAAAAGTCGCGCTTGGGGAAGGCGGCAAATTCGTTAAAGTCCGAGTTCAACATTTGAATGATCTGCCGCGACTCGTTGTTGACAATGGTTTGGGTTTGCTTGTCCCACAGCACCGGCACGGTGACTCGCCCGCTGTAGTCGGCCTTGGCGCGGGTATAGATCTGCCACAGATAGTCGGCTCCGTAGAGGCTGTCGGGAATGCTGCCGAAGCGTTCAGAAAATGTCCAGCCTTGGTCACTGATCACCGGATCCACGATGGAGAGGCTGATCACGTCTTGCAGCCCTTTGAGCGATCGCAGCAATACCGTCCGGTGCGCCCAAGGACAGCCCAGGGACACATATAGGTGGTAGCGCCCCGGCTCTGCCTTAAAGCCGCTGGAGCCGTTCGCTGTAATCCAGTTGTGAAATAGCGTGGGCATCCGCTTGAACTGGCCGGAGTCGTCGCGCTCAGTCCATTCGGTGATCCATTGGCCGTCGATCAGTTTGCCAAGTGCCATAGAAATGTCTCCGTTGTAGGGTGGGTGGGGGCAGAGGGGAAAGGTATGGAGGGAAGCATCAACTGTTTAACTATCCATCCAACATCCATCAAATTGATAGACGGCCATGCTGAAGGCTCCGTAGGTAAACCCTTGATTGACCTGGTGTCCTTGACCGCCTGCCCCCAAGGCCACAAATAGCGGCAGCAGGTGCTCGTCGGTGGGATGGTTGCGTTCGGCATGGGGGGCGACTTGGCGGTAGTTGAGCAGGGCGGCAAGGTCGTTTTGGTCGATGGCTTTCGCCAGCCAGGTGTCAAACTCGATAGCCCAGGCGGGTGGCGCGGCATGGTAGTCGCTGTTGAACGCAGCCATGTTGTGGGTGGCGGCTCCACTGCCAATGATCAGCACGCCTTCGTCCCGCAGGCAGGCCAGGGCTTTGCCCAAGTGTAGGTGGTGAGCAGGGGTTTCCTGCGGCTGCAACGACAGCAGCGTCACCGGAATCTGACCTGCGGGACTCATCAAAATCAGCGGCGTCCAGGCTCCGTGGTCGTAGCCGCGATCGCTGTTGAACTGAGGAGCAAAGCCTGCTTCAGCCAGTAACTCAGCTACCCGCTTCGCCAAGGTGGGGCTGCCCGGTGCCCGATAGACCAGCTCTGACAGGTGGGGCGGAAAGCCGCCGAAGTCGTAGATGGTCTGGGGCTGGGGGTTGGTGCTCAGGGTAGGCTGGTCGGTGAGCCAATGGGCCGAGATCACCAACATGGCAGTGGGCTGTTCTGGCAGACTAGCCAAGAGCTGGCGCAAAAAGTCTTGGGTGGGGCCAGTGCGGATGGGCAGGTCTGGCGCGCCGTGGGAGATGAAGAAGGTGGGGAGAGTCATTGGTGGGGCAATATAATTTGTGTTCAGATTGTTTTAGTTAGTATAAAATTCGGGGGGGGACTTCAGGGTGCAAGGGACTGCATAGAAGTGTTCTGGGCGATATGGACAGCGACTAGAAATCCTGGGTGGGTCTTTTGGGGACTGTGTTTGCGGTAACGAGGGCGATCGCCATGAGGACAGCAGGCAGCGCCAGCGAAGGATGAGTCGCCCCCTGATTCTCCTGGCTCAAATAGTCTGTATTAGAACTATTATGATTTTAAGGTATCACCTCTGAGGGGCGATCGCAACCCTACGCCAAAACTTTTGTTATCCAAGAGACTCTACGTTTCAACCACTTCATGGATGCGTAACACCCCGTTAAGGTTAGCCATAGTTCTGCCCCGTTGATTCCTTGCAAGATGATTGGCGCTAGCAGAACGGGAGCGAGACGCCCAGGTTCCGATTTCATAGCCTCATTCAGCAACGCCTAACGGTGGAGTATACTGACAACAACGTCGGTGCCTTTGATCGGCTTATGGGTCGCTGAGTGGAAACGTTGAAATCGACTAACTGCGGTGCGGCGGTTTTTCCTTGCTCGGTCTATATATGCCCCTATCAATAGTAGTTAGGCTGAACGTCCATAGAGTAGCGACATGAAACCAGCGAATACCTGGAGCATTTGGGAAGAATTTAGAGCTGCACAGCAAGAGATTCTTCTGCCAGCAGGCCAAGTTGCTCACATTCCTCTTTCTGTCAGATATGTTGATGT includes these proteins:
- a CDS encoding glutathione S-transferase family protein yields the protein MALGKLIDGQWITEWTERDDSGQFKRMPTLFHNWITANGSSGFKAEPGRYHLYVSLGCPWAHRTVLLRSLKGLQDVISLSIVDPVISDQGWTFSERFGSIPDSLYGADYLWQIYTRAKADYSGRVTVPVLWDKQTQTIVNNESRQIIQMLNSDFNEFAAFPKRDFYPEALRPAIDAAIDAIYQPINNGVYRSGFAASQTAYNSAVTELFEALNHWEGVLGQQRYLVGEQITLADWCMFTTLFRFDLAYHGLFKTNLKRLVDFPNLWAYCRELYQQPGVAEWCSIEHVKQLYYAGLPELNPNGIVPAGPDLDYGMAHGRDR
- a CDS encoding class III extradiol ring-cleavage dioxygenase, with the translated sequence MTLPTFFISHGAPDLPIRTGPTQDFLRQLLASLPEQPTAMLVISAHWLTDQPTLSTNPQPQTIYDFGGFPPHLSELVYRAPGSPTLAKRVAELLAEAGFAPQFNSDRGYDHGAWTPLILMSPAGQIPVTLLSLQPQETPAHHLHLGKALACLRDEGVLIIGSGAATHNMAAFNSDYHAAPPAWAIEFDTWLAKAIDQNDLAALLNYRQVAPHAERNHPTDEHLLPLFVALGAGGQGHQVNQGFTYGAFSMAVYQFDGCWMDS